In one Solanum dulcamara chromosome 1, daSolDulc1.2, whole genome shotgun sequence genomic region, the following are encoded:
- the LOC129869695 gene encoding peroxidase 47, with protein MIYESLAEMGKYELFMVILLIDILVSGWRFDGHGLVDGLRMDYYYLMNCPFAEGIVKNTVNRHLQADPTLAAALVRMHFHDCFVEGCDASVLIDSTKGNTAEKDSPANLSLRGYEIIDEVKKELEKQCPGVVSCADILAMAARDAVFFAGGPVYDIPKGRKDGTRSRIEDTINLPSPTLNSSELIRMFGQRGFTAQEMVALSGAHTLGVARCSSFKHRLSNFDSTHDVDPTLDAQFAKTLSKRCSDNSEQAFDTTKDTFDNDYYNALQRKNGVLFSDQTLFNNPRTRGIVNAYAFNQAMFFLDFQQAMVKMGLLDVKEGSKGVVRANCRIIN; from the exons ATGATATATGAATCACTTGCAGAAATGGGAAAGTATGAGTTGTttatggtgatattattgataGATATACTAGTGAGTGGATGGAGGTTTGATGGACATGGTTTGGTTGATGGTCTGAGAATGGATTATTATTACTTGATGAATTGCCCATTTGCAGAGGGAATAGTGAAGAACACTGTGAATAGGCATTTACAAGCTGATCCTACTCTTGCTGCTGCCCTTGTCAGGATGCACTTCCACGATTGCTTCGTTGAG GGATGTGATGCATCGGTGTTGATTGATTCAACAAAGGGTAACACAGCAGAAAAGGATTCGCCAGCAAATTTGAGCTTGAGAGGGTATGAAATCATTGATGAAGTGAAGAAAGAGCTCGAAAAGCAATGCCCTGGAGTCGTCTCGTGTGCTGATATTCTTGCCATGGCTGCAAGGGATGCTGTCTTCTTT GCTGGAGGTCCGGTGTATGACATACCAAAAGGAAGAAAGGATGGAACAAGATCAAGAATAGAAGACACAATCAATCTGCCTTCCCCCACTCTCAATAGTTCGGAGCTTATCAGAATGTTTGGCCAACGTGGCTTCACTGCTCAAGAGATGGTGGCTCTATCTg GTGCACATACACTAGGAGTGGCGAGATGCTCATCATTCAAGCACAGATTGAGTAACTTTGACTCAACACATGATGTGGACCCAACTTTGGATGCCCAATTTGCCAAGACTCTATCAAAAAGATGTAGTGACAATTCTGAGCAGGCCTTTGACACCACAAAAGACACTTTTGACAATGACTACTATAATGCTTTACAAAGGAAGAATGGTGTCCTATTCTCTGATCAAACTCTTTTCAATAACCCTAGAACTAGAGGCATTGTCAATGCTTATGCCTTTAATCAAGCCATGTTCTTCCTTGATTTCCAACAAGCCATGGTTAAAATGGGTTTACTTGATGTCAAAGAAGGCTCCAAGGGTGTAGTGCGGGCCAACTGTCGTATCATCAATTGA